The following nucleotide sequence is from Dehalogenimonas formicexedens.
GCTCCCCGCGGTTTCGGCTGATTGGGTAAGGATGGAACAAGTTCTAGCCAATCTGCTTTCGAATGCCATACGGCACACGCTCGAGGGTGGTCAGGTCAAGGTCAGCCTTTCCGAAACCGTTCTTAACGGCAGACCCGCCGTTACAGCTTCAGTGGCCGATACCGGTGAGGGCATTGAGCCGGATAAGCTCGAGCACATCTTCGACCGGTTTTACCGCATCGAGGATTCGAGGGCGCGAACCGAGGGTAACGGCGCCGGATTAGGGCTGGCCATCGTGAAGCAAATGGTAGAGGCCCACGGCGGTGAGGTCAGAGCAGAGAGCAAACCCGGCTCTGGCTCGACCTTCTTCATCACCCTGCCAGCGATCGAAGTTACCGCTCTGGATGTCACGCCCGAATCATCACCAGGAGCATCTTGAACGGGGTCACCGCTCGAACGGAGTGTGGCTCGTTCGCCGGCATGATGATCATCTGACCTTCGATCACCCGGTTCTTCTGTCCCGAAATGCTTATCTCGGCTTCACCGTCGATGGCATAGACAAAGGCATCAAACGACGCCGAATGCTCCGATAGGCCATGCCCGGCATCAAAGGCGAAAACAGTGATAGTCCCGGCCGGTCTTTCTGCCACGGTCCGGCTGACGACCGCTCCGTCCTGATAGCCGATCAGTTTTGCCAACTCCAGGGACCGCCCGACCAACGATTCCTTTTCCGCCATAAATTCCTCCGTAGTCCTTTGATTTTCAGTTTATCATATTGAATCCCCGGGTTTTACATGGCACAGGGGCTCGGTTATACTCTGCCGGAAAACAAGGTAT
It contains:
- a CDS encoding cupin domain-containing protein; its protein translation is MAEKESLVGRSLELAKLIGYQDGAVVSRTVAERPAGTITVFAFDAGHGLSEHSASFDAFVYAIDGEAEISISGQKNRVIEGQMIIMPANEPHSVRAVTPFKMLLVMIRA